A region of Vitis riparia cultivar Riparia Gloire de Montpellier isolate 1030 chromosome 12, EGFV_Vit.rip_1.0, whole genome shotgun sequence DNA encodes the following proteins:
- the LOC117927018 gene encoding 60S ribosomal protein L8-like — MGRVIRAQRKGAGSVFKSHTHHRKGPARFRSLDFGERNGYLKGVVTEIIHDPGRGAPLARVTFRHPFRYKHQKELFVAAEGMYTGQFVYCGKKANLVVGNVLPLRSIPEGAVVCNVEHHVGDRGVFARASGDYSIVVSHNPDNGTSRIKLPSGAKKIVPSGCRAMIGQVAGGGRTEKPMLKAGNAYHKFRVKRNCWPKVRGVAMNPVEHPHGGGNHQHIGHASTVRRDAPPGQKVGLIAARRTGRLRGQAAATAAKADKA; from the exons ATGGGTCGGGTCATCCGCGCCCAGCGTAAAGGTGCCGGATCCGTATTCAAGTCCCACACCCACCACCGCAAGGGTCCGGCGAGGTTCCGGAGCCTGGACTTCGGCGAGCGGAACGGCTACCTCAAGGGTGTGGTCACCGAGATCATCCACGATCCCGGTCGCGGCGCCCCACTCGCTCGAGTTACCTTCCGCCACCCTTTCCGGTACAAGCATCAGAAAGAGCTGTTCGTCGCCGCCGAGGGCATGTACACCGGCCAATTCGTCTACTGTGGCAAGAAGGCCAATCTCGTTGTTGGCAATGTTCTGCCGCTTAGATCCATCCCCGAGGGTGCCGTTGTGTGCAACGTTGAGCACCATGTGGGTGACCGCGGGGTCTTCGCTAGGGCTTCTGGGGATTATTCGATCGTTGTCAGTCACAACCCTGATAATGGAACCTCCAG AATCAAGCTTCCATCTGGAGCCAAGAAGATTGTGCCCAGTGGGTGCCGAGCTATGATTGGTCAAGTTGCAGGTGGAGGTAGGACTGAAAAGCCAATGTTGAAGGCAGGAAATGCATATCACAAGTTCAGGGTCAAGAGAAACTGCTGGCCTAAGGTACGTGGTGTTGCCATGAATCCTGTGGAGCATCCCCATGGTGGTGGTAACCACCAGCATATCGGTCATGCCAGTACTGTTCGCCGTGATGCCCCTCCAGGGCAAAAGGTTGGTCTTATTGCGGCCAGGAGGACTGGTCGTCTCCGAGGTCAAGCTGCTGCTACAGCTGCAAAAGCAGACAAGGCTTAG